One Saccharomyces kudriavzevii IFO 1802 strain IFO1802 genome assembly, chromosome: 7 DNA segment encodes these proteins:
- the NMA2 gene encoding nicotinamide-nucleotide adenylyltransferase NMA2 (similar to Saccharomyces cerevisiae NMA2 (YGR010W) and NMA1 (YLR328W); ancestral locus Anc_4.147), translating to MDPTKAPDFKPPQPNEELQPPPDPKHTIPKSGPIVPYVLADYNSSIDAPFNLDIYKTLSSRKKTANSGNRMGHIPLNTSDFQPLSRDVSSEEESEGQLNGIDSTLQDVTTTSNLGVLKSQIADLEEVPHTIVRQARSIEDYEFPVHRLTKKLQDPDKLPLIIVACGSFSPITYLHLRMFEMALDDINEQTRFEVVGGYFSPVSDNYQKRGLAPAYHRVRMCELACERTSSWLMVDAWESLQSSYTRTAKVLDHFNHEINIKRGGITTVDGEKMGVKIMLLAGGDLIESMGESHVWADSDLHHILGNYGCLIVERTGSDVRSFLLSHDIMYEHRRNILIIKQLIYNDISSTKVRLFIRRGMSVQYLLPNSVIRYIQEYNLYINQSEPVKQVLDSKE from the coding sequence ATGGATCCCACCAAAGCACCCGATTTTAAACCACCACAACCAAATGAAGAGCTGCAACCACCGCCAGACCCAAAGCACACTATACCAAAATCCGGGCCCATAGTTCCATATGTTTTGGCTGATTACAATTCTTCGATTGATGCTCCTTTCAATCTTGATATTTACAAGACGCTGTCatcaaggaagaaaactGCTAACTCAGGCAACCGAATGGGCCATATTCCATTAAATACTAGTGACTTTCAGCCACTCTCTCGGGATGTGTCAtcggaagaagaaagtgaagGACAATTGAACGGCATTGACTCTACTCTGCAGGATGTTACAACGACAAGCAATTTAGGCGTATTAAAGAGCCAAATTGCTgatttggaagaagttCCACACACGATTGTGAGACAAGCCAGATCTATAGAAGATTATGAGTTTCCTGTGCACAGACtaacaaaaaaacttcaagatCCTGACAAGCTGCCCCTGATCATTGTTGCCTGTGGATCGTTTTCCCCAATAACCTACTTACATTTAAGAATGTTTGAAATGGCTTTGGACGATATCAACGAACAGACGCGCTTTGAAGTGGTTGGTGGTTATTTCTCTCCGGTTAGTGACAACTACCAAAAGCGAGGGTTAGCTCCAGCTTATCATCGCGTCCGTATGTGTGAATTAGCATGCGAAAGGACTTCATCTTGGTTAATGGTTGATGCTTGGGAATCTTTGCAATCAAGTTATACAAGGACCGCAAAAGTCTTAGACCATTTTAACCATGAAATAAATATCAAGAGAGGTGGGATCACAACCGTGgatggtgaaaaaatgggCGTTAAAATCATGTTACTGGCAGGGGGTGATCTTATCGAATCCATGGGTGAGTCTCATGTGTGGGCTGATTCCGACCTGCACCATATTTTGGGTAATTATGGATGTTTAATTGTAGAAAGGACTGGTTCAGACGTTCGATCCTTCTTGCTCTCACACGATATCATGTATGAACATAGAAGAAATATCCTTATTATCAAACAGCTTATTTACAATGATATCTCGTCTACAAAAGTTCGTCTTTTCATCAGACGTGGAATGTCAGTACAGTACCTTCTTCCTAATTCCGTCATCAGATACATCCAGGAATATAATCTGTACATTAATCAAAGCGAACCTGTCAAACAGGTATTAGATAGCAAAGAATGA
- the MCY1 gene encoding putative cysteine synthase (similar to Saccharomyces cerevisiae YGR012W; ancestral locus Anc_4.148), with translation MASSQNRTTFYLPWNECLSIAAVLIGTYTSYKYYKLCKTQDIPQPKGGVEELIGNTPLVKIKSLTKAIGVNVYAKLELCNPAGSAKDRVALNIIKTAEERGELVRGEPGWVFEGTSGSTGISIAVVCNALGYRTHISLPDDTSLEKLALLESLGATVNKVKPASIVDPNQYVNAAKKACDDLNKEGNGVRAVFADQFENEANWKVHYQTTGPEIAHQTNGNIDAFIAGCGTGGTISGVAKFLKEKAKVPCHVVLADPQGSGFYNRVNYGVMYDYVEKEGTRRRHQVDTIVEGIGLNRITQNFHMGEEFIDESIRVNDNQAIRMAKYLSVNDGLFVGSSTAINAVAAVKVAKRLSPGANIVIIACDSGSRHLSKFWKEAKEINHDISLEEIMNI, from the coding sequence atggccaGTTCGCAGAATAGGACcactttttatttaccTTGGAATGAATGTTTGTCTATTGCGGCTGTCCTAATCGGCACTTATACATCATACAAATATTATAAGCTATGCAAAACACAGGATATTCCGCAGCCAAAAGGCGGTGTAGAGGAACTAATAGGAAATACGCCTCTGGTAAAGATTAAATCTCTTACAAAGGCTATCGGGGTTAACGTTTATGCTAAATTAGAATTATGTAACCCAGCAGGAAGTGCCAAAGATAGAGTGGCGTTGAACATTATTAAAACAGCTGAGGAACGCGGCGAGCTTGTCAGAGGCGAGCCTGGTTGGGTGTTTGAAGGGACAAGCGGATCAACCGGTATTTCTATAGCTGTAGTTTGTAATGCATTAGGATATAGGACACACATTTCTTTGCCCGATGACACATCGTTAGAAAAATTAGCATTATTAGAAAGTCTTGGCGCTACTGTTAATAAAGTTAAGCCCGCTAGTATTGTCGATCCAAATCAATACGTAAATGCAGCTAAAAAGGCGTGCGATGATTTAAATAAGGAAGGTAATGGAGTAAGGGCGGTTTTTGCCgatcaatttgaaaacgaAGCCAACTGGAAGGTACATTATCAGACGACAGGTCCGGAAATCGCTCATCAAACTAACGGAAATATCGATGCGTTCATTGCTGGCTGCGGCACTGGTGGCACCATTAGCGGAGTTGCCAAGTTTTTAAAGGAGAAAGCAAAAGTTCCCTGCCATGTCGTTCTTGCAGATCCACAAGGTTCAGGCTTTTATAATAGGGTAAACTATGGCGTGATGTACGATTATGTTGAAAAGGAAGGTACAAGAAGGAGGCATCAAGTGGATACGATTGTAGAAGGTATCGGTTTGAATAGGATTACTCAGAATTTTCACATGGGAGAAGAGTTTATTGATGAATCAATACGTGTCAATGATAATCAAGCTATTAGGATGGCAAAATACTTGTCAGTAAACGACGGACTTTTTGTGGGGAGCAGTACAGCTATAAATGCAGTAGCTGCTGTTAAGGTCGCGAAAAGGCTTTCTCCCGGCGCAAACATTGTGATTATTGCATGTGATAGCGGATCAAGACATTTGAGTAAATTCTGGAAAGAAGCCAAGGAAATAAACCATGACATATCATTAGAGGAGATAATGAACATCTGA
- the SNU71 gene encoding Snu71p (similar to Saccharomyces cerevisiae SNU71 (YGR013W); ancestral locus Anc_4.149), protein MKDLVFVSPQLYLSSQEGWKSDSAKAGYIPILKNDLQRFQNSLKHIVHARNSIPGAPLGSNDDAAVKNSDQGSASSKLKDAAVGNSNASSENNVGASHHQELKQFLPISLDQQIHTISLQGVSSSFSHGQIESLLGSCLNLALTETQSNSSLKVEAWSSLSSFLDTQDIFLRFNKVDDDEAFVGTLKYWSALFALIRKLHEDFKIELHLDSNTQEYINDRAGIVLDVKPENADNFYSIFKDIEGQTDESNSKNEQLDNSSTQYKVDISTLSDLPPDALEQLCKDIVEFRTKVVSIEKEKKMQTTYEESKRQRHQMQKVFDQIKKNHSGARGNDNADDDNANMEEEEEEEDDAEDDFVLEKRKEQKELDESNRRYEDLLHHLHTEVEPKIKSIRADIITAGNYEEHLEKNRSLYLKELLHLANDIHYDHHRSFKEQEERMDGEDRAKNGNAKELASKQISDDNFTSTKTADTLALLEDTGRSKSHDADKNVSGSPEHVKIKFEFKKAIDHSVESSSEDEQSREDEEPPTKSTEESAAEDVLPFTAEELDARLAKLKKSRYVEELVREFLGVYEDELVEYILENIRVNQSKQALLNELRETFDNDGETIADKLWSREEFRRET, encoded by the coding sequence ATGAAAGATCTAGTATTCGTATCACCACAGTTGTATTTATCATCACAGGAAGGTTGGAAAAGTGATAGTGCTAAAGCCGGATACATCCCTATCCttaaaaatgatttacAACGTTTTCAGAACTCGCTAAAACATATCGTTCATGCCAGAAACAGCATACCAGGTGCACCGTTAGGCAGTAACGATGATGCGGCTGTGAAAAATTCTGATCAGGGCTCTGCTTCAAGCAAACTCAAAGACGCTGCAGTAGGAAATAGCAATGCTTCTAGCGAAAACAATGTAGGCGCCTCCCACCATCAAGAGCTCAAgcaatttcttccaatcTCTTTAGACCAACAGATTCATACTATATCTTTACAAGGggtctcttcttcattctcTCATGGACAGATAGAATCACTACTAGGCAGCTGTTTGAATTTAGCATTAACGGAAACTCAAAGCAACTCCTCATTAAAGGTGGAAGCTTGGTCCtctttatcatcatttttagaCACTcaagatatttttttgagatTCAATAAGGTCGACGACGATGAGGCATTTGTGGGAACATTAAAATATTGGTCAGCCTTATTCGCTCTTATTAGAAAGCTACATGAGGACTTCAAGATTGAATTGCATTTAGATTCAAACACACAAGAATACATCAACGATCGAGCAGGAATTGTTTTGGATGTTAAGCCAGAAAACGCTGACAATTTTTATTCCATTTTCAAGGATATTGAAGGCCAAACAGATGAAAGTAATTCGAAGAATGAACAACTGGACAACTCTTCTACACAGTATAAAGTGGATATCAGCACTTTAAGCGATTTGCCGCCTGATGCTCTGGAACAATTGTGCAAGGATATAGTAGAATTCAGAACAAAAGTTGTCAGCAtagagaaggaaaaaaaaatgcagaCTACGTACGAGGAAAGTAAACGTCAAAGACATCAAATGcaaaaagtttttgatcagataaagaaaaaccaTTCAGGCGCTAGAGGAAATGACAATGCAGATGACGACAATGCTAAtatggaagaagaggaggaggaggaggacGACGCGGAGGACGACTTCGTCTTagagaagagaaaagaacaGAAAGAGCTAGATGAATCAAACCGCAGATACGAAGATTTGCTCCACCATTTACATACCGAAGTAGAGCCCAAGATAAAATCCATTAGAGCCGATATCATAACTGCTGGAAACTACGAGGagcatttggaaaaaaatcgcTCATTGTACTTGAAAGAACTGTTACACCTTGCCAATGACATCCATTACGACCACCACAGATCTTTCAAGGAGCAAGAGGAAAGAATGGACGGGGAAGATAGAGCCAAAAACGGTAATGCAAAGGAACTGGCGTCCAAGCAAATATCCGATGATAACTTCACATCTACAAAAACGGCTGACACCCTCGCCCTCCTCGAAGACACCGGAAGGAGCAAGAGCCATGATGCGGACAAGAATGTGTCTGGGAGCCCAGAGCACgtcaaaatcaaattcGAGTTTAAGAAGGCCATTGACCACTCCGTTGAAAGCTCTAGCGAAGACGAGCAATCCAGGGAGGACGAAGAGCCGCCAACAAAGTCTACCGAGGAAAGCGCGGCAGAAGACGTTTTGCCATTTACGGCAGAGGAACTGGATGCAAGACTAGCAaaactgaagaaatcaCGGTACGTGGAAGAACTAGTGCGTGAATTCCTCGGCGTGTACGAAGACGAGCTGGTGGAATACATTCTTGAGAACATCCGCGTGAACCAGAGCAAACAGGCCCTTTTAAATGAGCTGAGAGAGACCTTCGACAATGACGGAGAAACGATAGCTGATAAACTGTGGAGTCGTGAAGAATTCCGCCGTGAGACGTGA
- the MSB2 gene encoding Msb2p (similar to Saccharomyces cerevisiae MSB2 (YGR014W); ancestral locus Anc_4.150), protein MQPPLVYLLSTLLMSMSSVDASPFDFVFGNGTYQSQSQSQNQASLTDVVPQDSSATTSATEYSQITHSHHSATLVTATISSFPSAWYSSDVTSQFSTSEQANSGASYTDQQSDYNNYKHTWTSSTNVQPSSSPTDSYIENIGTTASFAASSGNTVSDVSTTSVFTIASANSVSFTTTTTPDIASNASPTSENPIISISTTSSADNNMDLSSGTPVVASLSTSGNPESFDQTSTAESTDIITSGASSIPLQNSPGSDSFSSSTTVNPSLSAAVVQTSDSSSSSTANPSSPALPLSSTEIDGLSASTTLSTPSPYISLQASSSSSFSMISSPVSSVPPQSSSEIASSSISSTVSSSFAAVPLQTSNSGSSSLVASSTLAFQSSTEVDGASTSSTVSSPLSAVSLESTALSSSSLASPSASTFSLQSSTGFTSSGVSTTAGAPLSSPFLQTSSSSSFSIVSPSVSSISPQSSSEIVGSSISSTSSSLFSNIPLQTSSTSMVNPSTSTLFSSDSSTSKVFAPASTSKALSRSTPITSATEAFQSMSTSTSSLPSQSQAVSTSAVLPQTTTTSSPYTIVSASSTIISVSSASAETSQRSISQSTAAVSSFPLSSTIEEGTASSQGPFTTSISVQTSASNSSSQITKQLDSLTSQSQSVTSSIDILSQVSDFPVSSARSILSGSQRSSSLETATITTSHLSASTDEILSKNSSAMSKQTSGTTSSIKLTTSKHHSSQTTRTPLLPSVAVSKANNSSTSTLLEIVTSTPIPSSKTSSLLLTSPTSSVIQVPANTNVQTSLTTESTTVLQPTTTDNTSVSSSITSSDNNWWIPTELITQAPETASTISSAIGGTQTMTLPQAVAAATQIPESEGYSLITVGFKKPLNYEFVVSEPKSSAQIFGYLPAALNTPFKNVFTNITVLQIVPLQDDSLNYLISVAEVYFPTAEVEELSNLIMNTSSTFYTDGTGTAKSMAAMVDPSIPLTGLLRNSNSNSSGSSDGSSSSDSNSGSSNSGSTSNSGDSSSSSADSYQDAGTLEYSSKSNSNVSGSGKSKKKIIGLVVGLIVGGCLYILFMIFAFRYIARRRIKSQQIIKNPETSSVSSSEFGWEKHHNNEKRMSVQESVTQSMRIQNWMDDSYYGHELTNDDSTPVRHNTSTSIPKISRPIASQNSLGWNEV, encoded by the coding sequence ATGCAGCCTCCGCTCGTTTATCTGCTTTCGACCCTTTTGATGAGTATGTCGTCGGTTGACGCCAGCCCCTTTGACTTCGTATTCGGCAACGGGACATATCAAAGTCAAAGCCAAAGCCAAAATCAAGCCTCCCTTACCGATGTAGTTCCCCAGGATAGCTCCGCTACTACTTCGGCTACAGAATATTCCCAAATCACCCACTCGCACCATTCTGCCACATTAGTTACTGCCACCATATCTTCCTTCCCATCCGCATGGTATAGTTCAGATGTCACTTCCCAGTTTTCGACTTCTGAACAGGCAAACTCCGGCGCATCATATACCGACCAACAATCCGATTACAACAATTACAAACACACTTGGACCTCGTCTACAAACGTTCAGCCATCTTCCAGTCCAACCGACTCCtacattgaaaatattggtACAACTGCCAGTTTTGCCGCTTCCAGTGGGAATACCGTCTCTGATGTTTCCACCACCAGTGTTTTCACTATTGCGAGTGCAAACTCCGTTTCCTTCACAACCACAACCACTCCAGATATTGCATCGAACGCATCTCCTACTTCCGAAAATCCAATTATCTCCATTAGTACGACGTCTTCAGCTGATAATAACATGGATCTATCGTCAGGAACACCGGTTGTTGCCTCCTTGTCAACCTCTGGTAATCCAGAGAGTTTTGATCAAACTTCAACTGCCGAGTCAACGGACATTATAACCTCAGGCGCCAGCAGCATTCCATTACAAAATTCACCTGGTTCTGATAGTTTTAGTTCTTCAACTACTGTGAATCCATCGCTATCAGCCGCAGTGGTACAAACAAGTGACTCGAGCAGTTCCAGCACGGCTAATCCATCATCACCAGCTCTTCCACTGAGCTCAACAGAAATCGATGGCTTGAGTGCTTCAACTACACTGAGCACACCATCACCATATATTTCACTACAAGCAAGTAGTTCAAGCAGTTTCAGTATGATTAGCTCACCTGTATCTTCAGTTCCACCACAAAGTTCATCAGAAATTGCCAGTTCCAGTATCTCAAGTACAGTCAGCTCATCGTTTGCGGCCGTTCCATTGCAAACAAGTAATTCAGGTAGCTCAAGTTTAGTGGCCTCATCTACTCTTGCATTTCAAAGTTCAACAGAAGTTGATGGTGCCAGCACTTCGAGTACAGTGAGCTCGCCATTATCAGCTGTTTCACTAGAATCTACTGCTCTCAGTAGCTCAAGTTTGGCGAGCCCATCTGCGTCAACTTTTTCACTGCAAAGTTCGACTGGTTTTACAAGTTCTGGCGTTTCAACTACAGCGGGTGCACCGCTATCATCTCCCTTCCTACAAACAAGTAGTTCAAGCAGTTTCAGTATAGTTAGTCCATCTGTATCTTCTATTTCACCACAAAGTTCATCAGAAATTGTCGGTTCCAGTATCTCAAGTACAAGCAGCTCATTGTTCTCAAATATTCCACTCCAAACAAGTAGTACTAGCATGGTGAATCCATCTACGTCTACATTATTTTCAAGTGATTCCAGCACCTCGAAAGTGTTCGCCCCGGCCTCAACCTCTAAGGCTCTGTCGCGTTCCACGCCAATAACTTCTGCCACGGAAGCTTTTCAATCAATGTCTACATCCACTTCAAGTTTGCCTTCGCAGTCTCAAGCCGTAAGCACTTCTGCCGTACTACCTCAAACAACTACAACATCATCACCGTACACTATTGTAAGCGCTTCATCTACAATAATTTCTGTATCATCTGCATCTGCAGAAACATCCCAGAGAAGTATTTCACAGAGTACGGCGGCGGTGTCCTCGTTTCCATTATCTTCAACGATAGAAGAAGGTACAGCATCTAGTCAAGGGCCCTTTACAACCTCCATTTCAGTTCAAACATCTGCCTCGAATTCGTCTTCTCAAATAACCAAGCAACTAGACTCTTTAACCTCACAGTCTCAATCCGTAACTTCGTCCATTGATATCCTTTCTCAAGTTTCCGACTTCCCTGTGTCCTCCGCAAGATCAATATTGTCTGGTTCTCAGAGGTCTAGCTCATTAGAAACCGCTACTATAACTACTTCACATTTATCCGCTTCTACGGATGAAATACTTTCTAAAAATAGCTCAGCTATGAGCAAACAGACTTCTGGGACCACCAGCTCGATTAAATTGACAACTTCCAAGCACCATAGTAGTCAGACAACTAGGACTCCTCTATTACCATCCGTAGCCGTTTCGAAGGCAAATAATAGTTCCACTTCCACTTTATTGGAAATTGTGACGTCTACTCCCATTCCATCATCCAAAACATCCTCTTTGCTTCTTACATCACCAACATCCTCAGTAATTCAGGTGCCCGCAAATACTAACGTTCAAACGAGTTTGACAACCGAATCCACGACTGTTTTACAACCAACCACGACAGACAATACCAGTGTCTCCAGTTCGATCACTTCTAGTGATAACAACTGGTGGATTCCAACTGAGTTGATTACACAGGCACCGGAAACTGCTTCCACAATATCTTCTGCCATTGGTGGAACACAAACCATGACTTTGCCTCAAGCAGTTGCTGCTGCTACCCAAATCCCTGAATCTGAGGGGTATAGCTTAATTACAGTCGGATTCAAGAAACCTCTAAATTACGAATTTGTTGTGTCAGAACCAAAATCATCAGCCCAAATTTTCGGCTACTTGCCTGCGGCTCTTAACACGCCTTTCAAGAACGTGTTCACGAACATTACTGTCCTACAAATAGTGCCACTGCAGGATGATTCGCTCAACTACTTGATAAGTGTTGCCGaagtttattttccaaCCGCGGAAGTAGAAGAGCTGTCGAATCTGATCATGAACACCTCAAGCACTTTTTACACGGATGGCACGGGTACAGCGAAATCTATGGCTGCAATGGTTGATCCATCCATCCCTCTAACGGGTCTTTTACGTAATAGTAATAGCAACTCAAGTGGATCTTCAGATGGATCCTCCTCCAGTGATTCAAACTCAGGATCTTCAAATTCGGGATCCACTTCTAACTCCGGtgattcttcatcttcctccGCAGACTCGTATCAAGATGCGGGTACTCTGGAatattcatcaaaatctAATTCCAATGTGTCCGGTTCCGGcaaatcaaagaagaagattattGGCTTAGTTGTTGGTCTTATTGTTGGAGGAtgtttatatattttgttCATGATATTTGCTTTCAGGTATATTGCTAGAAGACGCATCAAAAGTCAACAGATCATTAAGAATCCAGAGACTTCCAGTGTCAGTTCAAGTGAATTTGGTTGGGAGAAGCATCACAATAACGAAAAGAGAATGAGTGTTCAAGAATCCGTAACACAATCTATGCGAATCCAAAACTGGATGGATGATAGTTACTATGGTCACGAGTTGACAAATGATGACTCGACTCCAGTCAGGCACAATACATCAACCTCTATAcccaaaatttcaagacCTATTGCTAGTCAAAACTCCCTAGGTTGGAACGAAGTTTGA
- the EAT1 gene encoding putative hydrolase (similar to Saccharomyces cerevisiae YGR015C; ancestral locus Anc_4.151), translated as MSRQVHKKVLPYKKIVDLSFHRTRLPSDASSLVRFEQKPAIVNIHGLLGSHVMFHSLNKFLSRKIDADIFSVDVRNHGISPKAIPYDYTTLTNDLIHFIKTHVGLERPMYLLGFSMGGKIALLTTLFKNINVQKCISIDLPPYETPKLDPLILQNYDLIMQIIRRDVQILKGSPNWQKKVLELFKSLDCNKRKCGGAVALYFANGFLSVKSNNVSQEQSHFEQQLDGKESDPYINFLMPLSNMPHLLDEVKKWPDSLNQDDFFSKGAIDRKVLIMRGLQSSFISSHYSLLRDKFPCTDIQEFDTGHNLLLESPEESFKCILNFFCKGKY; from the coding sequence ATGTCACGACAAGTGCATAAGAAGGTACTGCcttataaaaaaatagtcGATTTATCATTTCATCGAACGCGATTGCCGTCGGATGCCTCATCCCTAGTAAGATTTGAGCAAAAACCCGCCATTGTTAACATACATGGTCTCTTAGGCTCACATGTGATGTTTCATTCTCTTAACAAGTTcctttcaagaaagattgatgctgatattttttctgttgATGTAAGAAATCATGGCATTTCACCCAAGGCCATTCCTTATGATTACACAACATTGACCAATGATTTGATACATTTCATTAAAACTCACGTTGGCTTGGAGAGACCTATGTATCTGTTGGGATTCTCAATGGGTGGAAAAATTGCACTATTAACTACCttattcaagaatatcaatGTACAAAAATGCATATCAATTGATTTGCCACCTTACGAAACTCCAAAATTAGATCCTTTGATATTACAGAACTATGATCTGATAATGCAGATCATTCGTAGAGATGTCCAAATTTTAAAGGGTTCTCCTAATTGGCAGAAGAAGGTCCTTGAactcttcaaaagtttaGACTGTAATAAAAGGAAGTGTGGTGGGGCCGTAGCACTTTACTTTGCTAAcggttttctttctgtaAAATCAAACAATGTAAGTCAAGAGCAATCACATTTTGAGCAACAACTGGATGGCAAAGAGTCTGATCCCTATataaatttcttgatgCCTCTCTCTAATATGCCTCACTTATTAGatgaagtaaaaaaatggccaGATTCACTTAATCAAGAcgattttttctcaaaaggTGCGATCGATCGTAAGGTTTTAATTATGAGAGGCTTGCAATCTAGCTTTATTAGCAGTCATTATTCTCTTTTGAGAGATAAATTTCCATGTACCgatattcaagaatttgatACCGGGCACAATTTATTATTGGAGAGTCCAGAGGAGTCGTTTAAATGTattctgaattttttttgtaagGGAAAGTATTAG
- the SKDI07G2700 gene encoding uncharacterized protein (similar to Saccharomyces cerevisiae YGR016W; ancestral locus Anc_4.152) translates to MSRLRRFNRKILGFSTDYTHEGESDQDEVSVLPLDTEEQEELIQKFEVNAHVTNKLYINILSVLYLLYGGLLMMIVRKSRGHIKLAVLAGANSLICSCITLRYNIINDYFLFKKFKLRVSNFSINILNIALLVFMGWISFNHVMEDKKTLFCLQVPMFLFWVAMLVKRWARKTEDEIADLRRMKYKYKNA, encoded by the coding sequence ATGTCTAGATTGAGAAGATTTAATAGAAAGATTTTAGGCTTCAGTACTGATTATACCCATGAAGGTGAATCGGACCAAGATGAGGTATCCGTATTACCACTAGATACAGAAGAACAGGAGGAACTCATACAAAAATTTGAGGTCAACGCGCACGTCACGAATAAGCTGTACATTAACATCCTAAGCGTGTTGTATTTGCTGTATGGGGGACTGCTGATGATGATCGTAAGAAAATCGCGAGGGCATATCAAGCTGGCAGTTCTTGCTGGCGCTAATTCCTTGATTTGCTCGTGCATTACGCTCAGgtataatattataaacgATTACTTTCTGTTCAAAAAGTTTAAATTAAGAGTGAGCAACTTTTCTATCAATATATTAAACATTGCTTTGTTGGTATTTATGGGTTGGATAAGCTTCAATCATGTGAtggaagataaaaaaacattGTTCTGTTTACAGGTTCcaatgtttttattttgggTCGCTATGCTTGTGAAAAGGTGGGCTCGAAAAACGGAAGATGAAATTGCAGATCTAAGACGTATGAAGTACAAATACAAAAATGCCTAA
- the SKDI07G2710 gene encoding uncharacterized protein (similar to Saccharomyces cerevisiae YGR017W; ancestral locus Anc_4.154): MSHQMAPWVPMFIQSCKNNTEPFVLFQFATVDKLTNKPRCRTVVFRDFLFHEKKTNVLTFNTDMRSSKITESYVAPNSTNSSGSKKCETPFFEACVYFPETWEQYRFSGQSFTLSRQFKEIPDDIVTRYDIFSPRFSQASDDSTDDDVKASINDDKDRHNDADNNDMNDENKLIETIDNDEHHEDEDNYYPQSQEWEAELLRQWTSLSRHTKSLYRKPAPGQKLTSETSKQLDKLHRGVDGAKEDAGLENFGIVCLCVDSVDYLNLKEGRGGERWLFQKTDSKDEEDLWEEQEVCP; this comes from the coding sequence ATGTCGCATCAAATGGCGCCATGGGTACCCATGTTTATTCAATCTTGTAAAAATAACACCGAACCATTTGTATTATTTCAATTTGCTACTGTTGATAAATTAACCAACAAACCACGTTGTAGAACGGTAGTGTTTAgagattttttatttcatgagaagaaaactaaCGTGTTGACTTTCAACACTGATATGAGGAGTTCTAAAATAACCGAATCGTACGTTGCACCAAACTCAACCAACTCTAGCGGCAGTAAAAAGTGTGAGactccattttttgaagcaTGTGTCTATTTCCCAGAAACCTGGGAGCAATATCGGTTTAGCGGTCAAAGCTTTACACTATCTAGACAGTTCAAGGAAATACCAGATGACATTGTAACTAGgtatgatattttttcgcCGAGGTTTTCACAAGCAAGTGACGATAGCACTGATGATGACGTAAAGGCTTCAATTAACGACGACAAAGATAGACATAATGACGCCGACAATAATGACATGAACGACGAGAACAAACTTATAGAAACAATAGACAACGATGAACATCATGAGGATGAGGATAATTACTACCCCCAATCACAAGAATGGGAGGCAGAACTACTAAGACAATGGACCTCTCTATCCAGACATACCAAATCATTATATAGAAAGCCAGCACCAGGCCAGAAGCTCACTTCTGAAACTAGCAAACAATTAGACAAGCTCCATAGAGGTGTCGATGGCGCTAAAGAGGATGCCGGCCTGGAGAACTTTGGTATCGTTTGCCTCTGCGTTGACTCTGTtgattatttgaatttgaaagaggGAAGAGGTGGTGAAAGATGGTTATTCCAAAAAACTGACAGtaaagacgaagaagaccTATGGGAGGAACAAGAAGTGTGTCCGTGA